The following coding sequences lie in one Vicinamibacterales bacterium genomic window:
- the mdh gene encoding malate dehydrogenase, translated as MNRKVTVVGGAGNVGATVARAIADKELADVVIIDIAEQKAQGIALDMYEACPIEGSDSRIIGAGANEAGWQETANSDVVVITSGVPRKPGMSRDDLLNVNFGIMQSVTEQIVRYSPNTIIVPVANPLDAMCQAVYRLSKFPRERVIGMAGVLDSARMRAFIAMETGVSVENIHAFVLGGHGDTMVPLPRYSTISGIPLPEYPGLTKEVIDAICVRTASGGAEITKLVGTSAWYAPGSAAAEMVEIILKDKKKIVPCSVFLQGEYGIRDLFVGVPVKLGARGVEQIIEIKLTSEEDAALKKSAAAVKELTDVIKV; from the coding sequence ATGAACAGAAAAGTCACCGTCGTAGGAGGCGCCGGCAACGTCGGCGCGACCGTCGCGCGGGCGATCGCCGACAAGGAGCTCGCCGACGTCGTCATCATCGACATCGCCGAGCAGAAGGCGCAGGGGATCGCGCTCGACATGTACGAGGCGTGCCCGATCGAGGGCTCCGATTCGCGGATCATCGGCGCCGGCGCCAACGAGGCCGGCTGGCAGGAGACCGCGAACTCCGACGTCGTCGTCATCACCTCCGGCGTGCCGCGCAAGCCTGGCATGAGCCGCGACGATCTGCTCAACGTCAACTTCGGGATCATGCAGTCGGTCACCGAGCAGATCGTCAGGTATTCGCCCAATACCATCATCGTCCCGGTGGCCAACCCGCTCGACGCGATGTGCCAGGCGGTGTACCGGCTGAGCAAGTTTCCGCGTGAGCGGGTGATCGGCATGGCGGGCGTGCTCGATTCGGCCCGCATGCGCGCGTTCATCGCGATGGAGACCGGCGTGTCGGTGGAGAACATCCACGCGTTCGTGCTCGGCGGCCACGGCGACACGATGGTGCCGCTGCCGCGCTACTCGACGATCTCCGGGATTCCGCTGCCCGAGTACCCGGGGCTGACCAAGGAGGTCATCGACGCGATCTGCGTACGGACCGCCAGCGGCGGCGCCGAGATCACCAAGCTGGTGGGGACGAGCGCCTGGTACGCGCCGGGCTCGGCGGCGGCCGAAATGGTCGAGATCATCCTGAAGGACAAGAAGAAGATCGTGCCGTGCTCGGTGTTCCTCCAGGGCGAGTACGGGATCCGCGATCTGTTCGTCGGGGTTCCGGTCAAGCTCGGCGCGCGCGGCGTCGAGCAGATCATCGAAATCAAGTTGACGTCCGAGGAAGACGCGGCGCTGAAGAAATCGGCCGCGGCGGTCAAGGAATTGACCGACGTCATCAAGGTCTAG
- the icd gene encoding isocitrate dehydrogenase (NADP(+)), with amino-acid sequence MPNFSILKPPTTGTAITRKNGRLVVPDDPIIPYIEGDGTGPDIWRASVRVLDAAIAKAYGGTRKIAWFEVFAGEKSAKQFNDWLPADTVEAFREYYVGIKGPLTTPVGGGIRSLNVALRQLLDLYVCLRPVRWYRGVPSPVKHPEKIDMVIFRENTEDIYAGIEYASGTPEAQKVLDFFAREFPKDFKKVRFGTAEASQGWQRGLEEIGAPHREVAVQVGVGLKPISYLGSERLIHSAITYAIQNRRKSVTLVHKGNIMKFTEGAFRDWGYQVAKQFFGAVEVDGGPWCRIADGKPGAGLLIKDAIADITLQQVLTRPDEFDVIATPNLNGDYLSDALAAQVGGIGIAPGGNINYVTGHAIFEATHGTAPKYANLDKVNPGSVVLSGEMMLRHMGWPEAADLVVKGMDGAISARTVTYDFARLMDGATEVKCSEFGDRLIAHM; translated from the coding sequence ATGCCGAATTTCTCGATCTTGAAGCCGCCGACCACCGGCACTGCCATCACCCGGAAGAACGGACGCCTCGTCGTACCCGACGATCCGATCATTCCTTATATCGAAGGTGACGGCACGGGTCCCGACATCTGGCGCGCCAGCGTGCGGGTGCTGGACGCGGCGATCGCCAAGGCGTATGGCGGGACGCGCAAGATCGCGTGGTTCGAGGTGTTCGCCGGCGAGAAGAGCGCCAAGCAGTTCAACGACTGGCTGCCGGCCGACACCGTCGAGGCGTTTCGCGAGTACTACGTTGGCATCAAAGGGCCGTTGACGACGCCGGTGGGCGGCGGCATTCGCTCGTTGAACGTCGCGCTCCGGCAGCTGCTCGATCTCTATGTCTGCCTGCGGCCGGTCCGCTGGTATCGGGGCGTGCCGTCGCCCGTGAAGCACCCCGAAAAGATCGACATGGTGATCTTCCGGGAGAATACGGAGGATATCTACGCCGGCATCGAGTACGCCAGCGGCACGCCGGAAGCGCAGAAGGTCCTCGACTTCTTCGCGCGCGAATTCCCGAAGGACTTCAAGAAAGTGCGGTTCGGCACCGCCGAGGCCTCGCAGGGATGGCAGCGTGGGCTCGAGGAGATCGGCGCGCCGCACCGCGAGGTGGCGGTGCAGGTGGGCGTCGGCCTCAAACCGATCAGCTATCTGGGCTCGGAGCGGCTGATTCACAGCGCCATCACCTACGCCATCCAGAACCGGCGCAAGAGCGTGACCCTTGTCCACAAGGGCAACATCATGAAGTTCACCGAAGGCGCCTTCCGCGACTGGGGCTATCAGGTCGCGAAGCAGTTCTTCGGCGCCGTGGAGGTGGACGGCGGCCCGTGGTGCCGAATCGCGGACGGGAAGCCGGGCGCCGGCCTCCTGATCAAGGATGCCATCGCCGACATCACGCTGCAGCAGGTGCTGACCCGCCCCGACGAATTCGACGTCATCGCCACGCCCAACCTGAATGGCGACTATCTCTCCGACGCGCTGGCGGCGCAGGTCGGCGGCATCGGCATCGCGCCGGGCGGCAACATCAACTACGTGACCGGCCACGCCATTTTCGAAGCGACGCACGGCACCGCGCCGAAGTACGCGAACCTCGACAAGGTCAATCCCGGCTCGGTGGTGCTCTCCGGCGAAATGATGCTGCGGCACATGGGCTGGCCGGAAGCTGCGGACCTGGTGGTGAAGGGTATGGACGGAGCCATTTCAGCCAGGACGGTCACCTACGACTTCGCCCGGCTGATGGACGGGGCGACCGAGGTGAAGTGCTCTGAGTTCGGCGACCGCCTCATAGCGCACATGTAG
- the serA gene encoding phosphoglycerate dehydrogenase, whose amino-acid sequence MHIVIADSLPASAADSLRAAGYTVDARSGRKPDELARDLANADALIVRSATQVTAALIAAAPNLRVVARAGTGVDNVDVPAATARGVLVMNAAGANSISVAELAVGMILALARMLPAADASMKAGIWDKKRFMGTEVRGHKLGVIGFGRIGREVAARARALGMDILAYDPFFTARAADAAGVSLVDLDEIVAQADWISLHVPALPETRHLINAERLQKMKKGVRIINTARGELIDEKALADAIESGHVAGAGLDVFEQEPPPDKRLQMLPQVVATPHIAASTHEAQEAVGTEIAVQVRDYLQEGIIRNAVNFPSVPQDDVPTLRPYLQLAQKLGSIVAQLLTERPTSVGVRYYGPLVTAYENVIGSAVLTGVLGRSADSVTAVNSRAVAVERGIELVESRSSRSRDFTHVISVKLGGETQERWVEGVVVEPGHPRLCSLDGVPVEANLAGTIVVTANDDRPGVIGDIGTMFGRHGVNIASFALGRAGHTAVGVITVDEGVGLETAVSEIRKLKAIREATIARV is encoded by the coding sequence GTGCACATCGTCATTGCAGATTCTCTCCCCGCTTCCGCCGCCGATTCGCTTCGTGCCGCCGGATACACCGTCGATGCCCGCTCCGGGCGCAAACCCGATGAACTCGCCCGCGACCTTGCCAATGCGGATGCGTTGATCGTCCGCAGCGCGACGCAGGTGACCGCGGCGCTGATCGCAGCCGCTCCCAACCTGCGCGTCGTCGCGCGCGCCGGCACCGGCGTCGACAACGTCGACGTGCCGGCAGCGACCGCGCGCGGCGTCCTCGTGATGAATGCCGCCGGCGCCAACAGCATCAGCGTGGCCGAGCTGGCAGTCGGGATGATCCTCGCGCTGGCGCGCATGCTGCCCGCCGCCGACGCCTCGATGAAGGCCGGCATCTGGGACAAGAAGCGCTTCATGGGCACAGAGGTCCGCGGCCACAAGCTCGGCGTCATCGGCTTTGGCCGCATCGGCCGCGAAGTCGCCGCGCGCGCCAGGGCGCTCGGCATGGACATTCTGGCGTACGACCCGTTCTTCACCGCGCGCGCCGCCGACGCGGCGGGCGTATCGCTCGTCGATCTCGACGAGATCGTCGCCCAGGCCGACTGGATCTCGCTGCACGTCCCGGCGCTGCCGGAGACCCGGCACCTGATCAACGCGGAGCGGCTGCAGAAGATGAAGAAGGGGGTCCGGATCATCAACACCGCGCGCGGCGAGCTGATCGACGAAAAGGCGCTGGCCGACGCCATCGAGTCGGGCCACGTCGCCGGTGCGGGTCTCGACGTGTTCGAGCAGGAGCCGCCTCCCGACAAGCGGCTGCAGATGCTGCCGCAGGTGGTGGCGACGCCGCACATCGCGGCCTCGACGCACGAAGCGCAGGAGGCCGTCGGCACCGAGATTGCCGTGCAGGTGCGTGACTATCTGCAGGAAGGGATCATCCGCAACGCCGTCAACTTCCCGTCGGTCCCGCAGGACGACGTCCCGACGTTGCGGCCGTATCTGCAGCTCGCGCAGAAGCTCGGATCGATCGTGGCGCAGCTCCTGACGGAACGTCCGACCTCGGTCGGCGTCCGCTACTACGGTCCGTTGGTCACGGCCTACGAGAACGTGATCGGCAGCGCGGTGCTGACCGGCGTGCTCGGGCGTTCGGCCGACAGCGTGACCGCGGTCAACAGCCGCGCGGTCGCGGTCGAGCGCGGCATCGAGCTGGTCGAATCGCGGAGCTCGCGCTCCCGCGATTTCACGCACGTGATTTCCGTCAAGCTGGGCGGCGAGACGCAGGAACGCTGGGTCGAAGGGGTGGTGGTCGAGCCGGGCCATCCGCGGCTGTGCAGCCTCGACGGCGTGCCGGTGGAGGCGAACCTCGCCGGCACCATCGTCGTCACCGCCAACGACGACCGTCCCGGCGTGATCGGCGACATCGGGACGATGTTCGGCCGCCACGGGGTGAACATCGCGAGCTTCGCGCTCGGGCGGGCCGGCCACACCGCGGTCGGCGTCATCACGGTGGACGAAGGCGTCGGGCTGGAAACGGCGGTGAGCGAAATCCGCAAGCTGAAGGCGATTCGCGAAGCCACTATCGCCCGGGTCTAG
- the kdsB gene encoding 3-deoxy-manno-octulosonate cytidylyltransferase, which translates to MPPSVIAIVPARYQSSRLPGKALADIAGRPMIEHVYRRAASARRVSRVIVATDDRRIADAVAAFGGVAVMTSASHQSGTDRLAEVAASLDCDLIVNVQGDEPMLAPETIDAAVEPLIADPHIDMSTLRRRIADPAEHSNPNVTKVVVDQDGYALFFSRAAIPFTRPGQPPAPAWAHVGLYVYRRETLLRLAALPATAMERAEALEQLRALEYGIRIKVVKTADASIGVDTPDDLARVRALLATTLTT; encoded by the coding sequence GTGCCCCCCTCGGTAATCGCGATCGTTCCAGCGCGGTACCAGTCGAGTCGCCTTCCCGGAAAAGCCCTCGCCGACATCGCCGGACGTCCCATGATCGAGCACGTCTACCGGCGCGCGGCGTCGGCGCGGCGCGTGTCGCGGGTCATCGTCGCGACCGACGACCGCCGGATCGCAGACGCCGTCGCCGCTTTTGGCGGCGTCGCGGTGATGACGTCGGCGTCGCATCAAAGCGGCACCGATCGCCTCGCCGAGGTGGCGGCGTCGCTGGATTGTGACCTGATCGTCAACGTCCAGGGGGACGAGCCGATGCTCGCGCCGGAGACCATCGACGCCGCGGTCGAGCCGCTGATCGCCGATCCGCACATCGACATGAGCACGCTGCGCCGTCGGATCGCCGACCCCGCCGAGCATTCCAATCCCAACGTCACCAAGGTGGTGGTCGACCAGGACGGCTACGCGCTCTTCTTCTCGCGCGCGGCCATTCCCTTCACCCGTCCCGGACAGCCGCCGGCGCCGGCGTGGGCGCACGTGGGCCTCTACGTCTACCGGCGCGAGACCCTGCTCCGCCTGGCGGCGCTGCCGGCGACGGCGATGGAGCGCGCCGAGGCGCTCGAACAGCTGCGCGCGCTCGAATACGGCATCCGGATCAAAGTGGTCAAGACCGCCGACGCCAGCATCGGCGTCGACACTCCTGACGATCTCGCGCGCGTCCGCGCGCTTCTCGCAACCACGCTCACGACCTGA
- a CDS encoding CTP synthase, translating into MQQTSSRPVKYILITGGVVSSLGKGLAAASIGALLEGHGYKVALQKFDPYINVDPGTMSPYQHGEVYVTDDGAETDLDLGHYERFTNQLTTRNNNWTTGKIYLQVIQKERRGDYLGRTVQVIPHITNEIKDAIKTVAQGVDVVLVEIGGTVGDIESLPFVEAIRQLRQDVGRDNTLYIHLTLVPFIGAAGELKTKPTQHSVRDLRAIGIQPDILLCRTDRFLDEDIKRKIALFCDVDEEAVITAKDVSSIYEVPTVLAQEGLDRIVIERLHLPATEARMDEWVDLADRIRNPGDEVTIHVVGKYVGYEDSYKSLNEALYHGGFKHRLRVNIRWVEAEALEQEGGEQLLDGADGILVPGGFGDRGTRGMMRAAETARARRIPYFGICYGFQWAAVEYARHVCGLADADSTECAPDTKTNVIYKLRDLLGVDDLGGTMRLGSYACQLRAGSKSHAMYGSDVIHERHRHRYEFNCLFERTLTDNGLEIVGRSLDGKFVEIIELPSHPWYVAVQFHPEFKSKPLKPHPLFAGFVEASYRHKSAHPHQAAASVVG; encoded by the coding sequence ATGCAGCAGACCAGTTCGCGGCCAGTCAAGTACATCCTGATCACCGGCGGAGTGGTCTCGTCGCTCGGCAAGGGGCTGGCCGCCGCCTCGATCGGCGCGCTGCTCGAGGGACACGGCTACAAGGTGGCCCTCCAGAAATTCGACCCCTATATCAACGTCGATCCCGGCACGATGAGCCCGTACCAGCACGGCGAGGTCTACGTCACCGACGACGGCGCCGAAACGGACCTCGATCTCGGACACTACGAGCGATTCACCAACCAGCTGACGACGCGCAACAACAACTGGACCACCGGCAAGATCTACCTGCAGGTCATCCAGAAGGAGCGGCGCGGCGACTATCTCGGGCGCACCGTCCAGGTGATTCCGCATATCACCAACGAGATCAAAGACGCGATCAAGACGGTGGCGCAGGGAGTCGACGTCGTGCTGGTCGAGATCGGCGGCACCGTCGGCGACATCGAGAGCCTGCCCTTCGTCGAGGCGATCCGCCAGCTGCGGCAGGACGTCGGCCGCGACAACACGCTCTACATCCACTTGACGCTGGTGCCGTTCATCGGCGCCGCCGGCGAACTGAAGACCAAGCCGACCCAGCACAGCGTGCGCGACCTGCGGGCGATCGGCATCCAGCCCGACATCCTGCTCTGCCGCACCGACCGGTTTCTCGACGAGGACATCAAGCGCAAGATCGCGCTCTTCTGCGACGTCGACGAGGAAGCGGTGATCACCGCGAAGGACGTGTCGAGCATCTACGAGGTGCCGACCGTGCTGGCGCAGGAGGGGCTCGACCGCATCGTGATCGAGCGGCTGCACCTGCCGGCCACCGAGGCCAGGATGGACGAGTGGGTCGATCTCGCCGATCGCATCCGCAACCCCGGCGACGAAGTCACCATCCACGTGGTCGGCAAGTACGTCGGCTACGAGGACTCGTACAAGAGCCTGAACGAGGCGCTCTATCACGGCGGCTTCAAGCACCGGCTGCGGGTGAACATCCGCTGGGTCGAGGCGGAAGCGCTGGAGCAGGAGGGGGGCGAGCAGCTGCTCGACGGCGCCGACGGCATCCTGGTGCCAGGCGGATTCGGCGACCGGGGCACGCGCGGGATGATGCGCGCCGCCGAGACCGCCCGCGCCCGCCGCATTCCCTACTTCGGCATCTGCTACGGCTTCCAATGGGCGGCCGTCGAGTACGCGCGCCACGTCTGCGGCCTCGCCGACGCCGATTCCACCGAGTGCGCCCCCGACACCAAGACCAACGTCATCTACAAGCTGCGCGACCTGCTCGGAGTCGACGATCTCGGCGGCACGATGCGCCTCGGCTCCTATGCCTGCCAGCTGCGCGCCGGCTCGAAGTCGCACGCGATGTACGGCAGCGACGTCATCCACGAGCGGCACCGCCACCGCTACGAGTTCAACTGCCTCTTCGAGAGGACGCTGACCGACAACGGCCTCGAGATCGTCGGCCGTTCGCTCGACGGCAAGTTCGTCGAGATCATCGAGCTGCCCTCGCACCCGTGGTACGTCGCGGTGCAGTTCCATCCGGAGTTCAAGTCGAAGCCGCTCAAGCCGCATCCGCTCTTCGCCGGCTTCGTCGAGGCGAGCTACCGCCACAAGTCCGCCCACCCGCATCAGGCGGCGGCGTCCGTGGTAGGTTAG